In Excalfactoria chinensis isolate bCotChi1 chromosome 3, bCotChi1.hap2, whole genome shotgun sequence, one DNA window encodes the following:
- the LOC140249418 gene encoding LOW QUALITY PROTEIN: dnaJ homolog subfamily C member 5-like (The sequence of the model RefSeq protein was modified relative to this genomic sequence to represent the inferred CDS: deleted 1 base in 1 codon) translates to MDPQTAVKVQGMRRAWRKLALRYHRDRNPDNPEAVKLLEEIDSAHATLSDAKRRQLYNQYGSLGLYVAEQFGDDAVHLYLLMSHWWTQALALCCGVLTCCCCFCCCFFCCGKCCPPREDESYKYVDPKDLEADDGGDPQVPVEAQPPASNAQPLPAAGASSEA, encoded by the exons ATGGACCCACAGACAGCAGTGAAGGTGCAGGGGATGAGGAGAGCCTGGAG GAAGCTGGCGCTGCGTTAC CACCGCGATAGGAACCCCGACAATCCGGAGGCCGTCAAACTGTTGGAGGAGATCGACAGTGCTCATGCCACGCTCAGCGACGCCAAGCGGAGGCAGCTGTACAATCAGTACGGATCGCTGGGCCTCTACGTGGCCGAGCAGTTCGGAGACGATGCCGTCCATCTCTACTTGCTCATGTCCCATTGGTGGACCCAG GCCCTGGCGCTGTGCTGCGGTGtgctgacctgctgctgctgtttctgttgctgcttcttCTGCTGCGGGAAGTGCTGCCCACCCCGCGAGGACGAGTCCTATAAGTATGTGGACCCCAAAGACCTGGAGGCGGACGATGGTGGCG ACCCACAGGTCCCGGTGGAAGCGCAGCCCCCTGCAAGCAACGCCCagcccctgcctgctgcaggagccAGCAGCGAGGCATAG
- the LOC140250294 gene encoding uridine-cytidine kinase-like 1 isoform X1, translated as MGPQTAVKVQGMRRAWRHLRLLKITGVSILRAGETMEQALTAVCKDIRLGKILIQTNHDTGEPELHYLRLPKEISEDYVILMDSTVSTGAAAMMAVRVLLDHDVPEERIFLLSLLMAEMGVHSVAYAFPRVRIITTAVDKRINEEFHIIPGIGNFGDRYFGTDAPPACTDSEAMNC; from the exons ATGGGCCCACAGACAGCAGTGAAGGTGCAGGGGATGAGGAGAGCCTGGAGGCACCTGAGGCTGCTGAAG ATCACCGGCGTGTCCATCCTGAGGGCCGGGGAGACCATGGAGCAAGCACTGACCGCCGTCTGCAAGGACATCCGCCTGGGCAAGATCCTGATCCAGACCAACCACGACACGGGGGAGCCCGAG CTGCACTACCTGCGCCTGCCCAAGGAGATCAGCGAGGACTACGTCATCCTCATGGACAGCACCGTGTCCACCGGCGCCGCCGCCATGATGGCCGTGCGCGTGCTGCTG GACCACGACGTGCCGGAGGAGCGCATCTTCCTGCTGTCGCTGCTGATGGCCGAGATGGGGGTGCACTCGGTGGCCTACGCCTTCCCCCGCGTCCGCATCATCACCACGGCTGTGGACAAGAGGATCAACGAGGAGTTCCACATCATCCCCGGCATCG GGAACTTTGGGGACAGGTACTTTGGCACCGATGCGCCGCCCGCCTGCACCGACAGCGAAGCCATGAACTGCTGA
- the LOC140250294 gene encoding uridine-cytidine kinase-like 1 isoform X2, whose translation MITGVSILRAGETMEQALTAVCKDIRLGKILIQTNHDTGEPELHYLRLPKEISEDYVILMDSTVSTGAAAMMAVRVLLDHDVPEERIFLLSLLMAEMGVHSVAYAFPRVRIITTAVDKRINEEFHIIPGIGNFGDRYFGTDAPPACTDSEAMNC comes from the exons ATG ATCACCGGCGTGTCCATCCTGAGGGCCGGGGAGACCATGGAGCAAGCACTGACCGCCGTCTGCAAGGACATCCGCCTGGGCAAGATCCTGATCCAGACCAACCACGACACGGGGGAGCCCGAG CTGCACTACCTGCGCCTGCCCAAGGAGATCAGCGAGGACTACGTCATCCTCATGGACAGCACCGTGTCCACCGGCGCCGCCGCCATGATGGCCGTGCGCGTGCTGCTG GACCACGACGTGCCGGAGGAGCGCATCTTCCTGCTGTCGCTGCTGATGGCCGAGATGGGGGTGCACTCGGTGGCCTACGCCTTCCCCCGCGTCCGCATCATCACCACGGCTGTGGACAAGAGGATCAACGAGGAGTTCCACATCATCCCCGGCATCG GGAACTTTGGGGACAGGTACTTTGGCACCGATGCGCCGCCCGCCTGCACCGACAGCGAAGCCATGAACTGCTGA
- the SELENOI gene encoding ethanolaminephosphotransferase 1 isoform X1 — translation MEYVTAEQLAGFSKYKYSAVDSNPLSLYVMHPFWNTIVKIFPTWLAPNLITFSGFLLLVFNFFLMAYFDPDFYASAPDHQHVPNGVWVVVGLLNFIAYTLDGVDGKQARRTNSSTPLGELFDHGLDSWACVYFVVTVYSTFGRGSTGVSVFVLYLLLWVVLFSFILSHWEKYNTGILFLPWGYDISQVTISIVYIVTAIVGVEAWYAPFLFNFLYRDLFTTMIIACALTVTLPMSLYNFYKAYKNNTLKHHSVYEIMLPLVSPVLLFALCTTWIFVSPMDILEVHPRLFYFMVGTAFANISCQLIVCQMSSTRCQPLNWMLLPIALVLFVVVSGFAPSSETLLLYLLTAFLTLAHIHYGVIVVSQLSRHFNIRPFSLKKPTPDULGMEEEKISLRSAEVL, via the exons TACAGTGCCGTGGACAGCAACCCTCTGTCTTTGTACGTCATGCATCCCTTCTGGAACACGATAGTGAAG ATCTTCCCTACTTGGCTGGCCCCAAATCTCATAACGTTTTctggcttcctgctgcttgTCTTCAACTTCTTCCTCATGGCATACTTCGACCCTGACTTTTATGCTTCTG CTCCCGACCACCAGCACGTTCCAAATGGAGTATGGGTCGTCGTGGGCCTCCTCAACTTCATTGCCTACACGTTAG ACGGTGTCGATGGCAAACAAGCTCGCAGGACCAACTCCAGCACACCCCTGGGAGAGCTTTTTGACCATGGCCTGGACAGCTGGGCTTGCGTGTACTTTGTTGTGACGGTCTACTCCACCTTTGGCCGGGGCTCCACGGGTGTCAGTGTCTTCGTTCTCTACCTCCTCTTATGGGTGGTGTTGTTTTCATTCATCCTCTCCCATTGGGAGAAGTATAACACAGGGATTCTCTTCCTGCCCTGGGGATATGACATCAGCCAGGTG acCATTTCAATTGTCTACATAGTGACAGCCATTGTGGGAGTAGAGGCCTGGTATGCACCTTTCCTGTTTAATTTCTTATATAGAGACCTATTCACTACAATGATTATTG cttgTGCTCTCACCGTGACGCTGCCCATGAGCCTGTATAACTTCTACAA GGCCTATAAAAATAACACCTTGAAGCACCACTCTGTTTATGAGATCATGCTGCCACTGGTTTCCCCAGTGTTGCTTTTTGCTCTCTGCACCACTTGGATCTTTGTTTCTCCTATGGACATCCTGGAGGTCCATCCAAGGCTCTTCTATTTCATGGTTGGAACCGCCTTCGCTAACATTTCT tGCCAGCTGATCGTCTGTCAAATGAGCAGCACTCGCTGCCAGCCTCTGAACTGGATGCTGCTGCCCATTGCCCTGGTGCTCTTCGTGGTGGTGTCTGGGTTTGCACCCAGCAGCGAGACGCTTCTCCTCTACCTGCTAACTGCATTCCTCACCTTGGCGCACATTCACTATGGAGTGATCGTG GTGAGCCAGTTGAGCAGGCACTTCAATATACGACCCTTCTCACTAAAGAAACCAACTCCGGATTGACTAGgaatggaagaagagaaaatcagCTTGCGGTCTGCAGAAGTACTGTAA
- the SELENOI gene encoding ethanolaminephosphotransferase 1 isoform X2, which yields MEYVTAEQLAGFSKYKYSAVDSNPLSLYVMHPFWNTIVKIFPTWLAPNLITFSGFLLLVFNFFLMAYFDPDFYASAPDHQHVPNGVWVVVGLLNFIAYTLDGVDGKQARRTNSSTPLGELFDHGLDSWACVYFVVTVYSTFGRGSTGVSVFVLYLLLWVVLFSFILSHWEKYNTGILFLPWGYDISQVTISIVYIVTAIVGVEAWYAPFLFNFLYRDLFTTMIIACALTVTLPMSLYNFYKAYKNNTLKHHSVYEIMLPLVSPVLLFALCTTWIFVSPMDILEVHPRLFYFMVGTAFANISCQLIVCQMSSTRCQPLNWMLLPIALVLFVVVSGFAPSSETLLLYLLTAFLTLAHIHYGVIVVSQLSRHFNIRPFSLKKPTPD from the exons TACAGTGCCGTGGACAGCAACCCTCTGTCTTTGTACGTCATGCATCCCTTCTGGAACACGATAGTGAAG ATCTTCCCTACTTGGCTGGCCCCAAATCTCATAACGTTTTctggcttcctgctgcttgTCTTCAACTTCTTCCTCATGGCATACTTCGACCCTGACTTTTATGCTTCTG CTCCCGACCACCAGCACGTTCCAAATGGAGTATGGGTCGTCGTGGGCCTCCTCAACTTCATTGCCTACACGTTAG ACGGTGTCGATGGCAAACAAGCTCGCAGGACCAACTCCAGCACACCCCTGGGAGAGCTTTTTGACCATGGCCTGGACAGCTGGGCTTGCGTGTACTTTGTTGTGACGGTCTACTCCACCTTTGGCCGGGGCTCCACGGGTGTCAGTGTCTTCGTTCTCTACCTCCTCTTATGGGTGGTGTTGTTTTCATTCATCCTCTCCCATTGGGAGAAGTATAACACAGGGATTCTCTTCCTGCCCTGGGGATATGACATCAGCCAGGTG acCATTTCAATTGTCTACATAGTGACAGCCATTGTGGGAGTAGAGGCCTGGTATGCACCTTTCCTGTTTAATTTCTTATATAGAGACCTATTCACTACAATGATTATTG cttgTGCTCTCACCGTGACGCTGCCCATGAGCCTGTATAACTTCTACAA GGCCTATAAAAATAACACCTTGAAGCACCACTCTGTTTATGAGATCATGCTGCCACTGGTTTCCCCAGTGTTGCTTTTTGCTCTCTGCACCACTTGGATCTTTGTTTCTCCTATGGACATCCTGGAGGTCCATCCAAGGCTCTTCTATTTCATGGTTGGAACCGCCTTCGCTAACATTTCT tGCCAGCTGATCGTCTGTCAAATGAGCAGCACTCGCTGCCAGCCTCTGAACTGGATGCTGCTGCCCATTGCCCTGGTGCTCTTCGTGGTGGTGTCTGGGTTTGCACCCAGCAGCGAGACGCTTCTCCTCTACCTGCTAACTGCATTCCTCACCTTGGCGCACATTCACTATGGAGTGATCGTG GTGAGCCAGTTGAGCAGGCACTTCAATATACGACCCTTCTCACTAAAGAAACCAACTCCGGATTGA